The following are encoded together in the Amyelois transitella isolate CPQ chromosome 6, ilAmyTran1.1, whole genome shotgun sequence genome:
- the LOC106139237 gene encoding venom dipeptidyl peptidase 4 isoform X3 has translation MLVVLAVVVTLVVVLPTGDGGTTEPIISTTAGPTVPSTITVPTSSTTEATTPIEIPPPTTPVVTTTPVVTTTPVVTTTPVVTTTPGGDTGGPTESISTDSTTETVTTESTTEAVTVPPETIIDLEDIIGDTYSPPTFDATWSEGSNVIIRNDNGDLVLLDVETNTTETLVYNTSEILQRSSRAVLLSPNGDEVALSYNVIPLYRYSFLAEYAAINRVSGNPVEILPPGVTRNTEALLQNFVWGPTGTSLAFVYLNNIYYKANLTADAVPVTTTGLVNVIYHGIPDWVYEEEVFSSNSALWFSEDGTKIAYATFNDTDVRVMRVPHYGVPGSVMYQYTQHHDIRYPKSGTTNPTASVTIVDVDTFEDTTFEAPEDLNEPILKPVRFVTNDVIALMWTNRAQTTFVVELCTHLSNCSRIFSYTESNGWIDNIPLIFNEQGTSFITILPATVDGVRYKQVVQVSAGPAGSLWTLQNRINNAHTVTGILRWTTDDIIWYKATHVNDTAEQHIYNVNSAGAISCFTCQVQPSEGECLYNDGEMNRDGHLLTVNCLGPNLPEVYIYNTTGELIRVWADNSQLSEAVAPLDLPATIRLSVPSGAGLPEIDVQIQAPADYENRTNVPLLVYVYGGPDTALVTKEWLLDWGTSLVSRHGIAVARIDGRGSGLHGVDNMFALNRRLGSVEVEDQINATRSLHTLLPWLASNRTCIWGWSYGGYAASLALARGGGVFQCAAAVAPVVDWRFYDTIYTERYMDTPANNPEGYLSSSLLSDEVADSLRDKHYFLIHGTADDNVHYQHAMLISRLLQRRDVYFTQMSYTDEDHGLIGVRPHLYHALEKFLSEHLF, from the exons ATGCTAGTCGTCCTAGCCGTTGTGGTTACACTAGTCGTAGTACTACCAACAGGAGACGGTGGTACTACAGAACCCATCATATCAACAACTGCAGGACCCACAGTGCCATCTACAATAACAGTACCGACCAGTTCCACAACAGAAGCTACCACGCCTATTGAAATACCACCGCCAACAACACCAGTTGTTACAACAACACCAGTTGTTACAACAACACCAGTTGTTACAACAACACCAGTTGTTACAACAACACCTGGGGGTGATACTGGAGGACCAACAGAGTCCATTTCAACTGATTCTACAACAGAAACAGTTACAACTGAGTCCACAACAGAAGCAGTTACGGTTCCACCTGAGACTATAATCGATTTGGAGGACATTATTGGTGATACATATTCCCCACCAACCTTTGATGCTACTTGGTCTGAAG gaAGCAATGTTATAATTCGAAACGATAATGGTGACTTAGTTCTGTTAGATGTTGAGACAAATACAACTGAGACATTGGTTTATAATACATCTGAG ATATTACAACGTTCTTCAAGAGCGGTGCTTTTGTCTCCTAATGGGGATGAAGTTGCATTGTCTTACAACGTCATACCG CTGTACAGATACAGTTTCCTTGCCGAATACGCTGCGATCAATAGAGTTTCTGGCAACCCCGTGGAAATTTTGCCTCCGGGTGTTACCAGGAACACAGAGGCGCTGCTCCAGAATTTCGTTTGGGGTCCTACGGGAACCTCGCTGGCCTTCGTGTACCTGAACAACATTTACTACAAAGCCAACTTGACCGCTGATGCAGTACCAGTTACTACTACAGGACTGGTCAATGTCATCTACCATGGTATACCTGATTGGGTTTATGAAG aGGAGGTATTCTCATCTAACAGCGCCCTCTGGTTCTCTGAGGACGGAACTAAGATCGCGTACGCCACGTTCAACGACACGGACGTGAGAGTCATGAGGGTACCGCACTATGGCGTCCCCGGTTCTGTCATGTACCAGTACACTCAGCATCATGATATCCGCTATCctaag TCTGGTACCACGAACCCAACGGCTAGTGTTACCATTGTGGACGTGGACACTTTCGAAGACACCACCTTTGAAGCTCCGGAGGATTTGAATGA GCCCATCCTGAAGCCAGTTCGTTTCGTGACCAATGACGTCATTGCGCTAATGTGGACAAACCGTGCTCAGACTACCTTCGTGGTCGAACTTTGCACTCATCTTTCTAACTGCTCGCGG attTTCTCGTACACGGAAAGCAATGGATGGATTGACAACATCCCACTTATTTTCAACGAACAAGGCACATCTTTTATAACAATACTCCCAGCT ACTGTTGATGGTGTGCGGTACAAGCAAGTGGTCCAGGTCTCAGCGGGCCCTGCTGGTAGTTTGTGGACCCTCCAGAACCGCATCAATAACGCTCACACCGTTACTGGTATCCTGAGGTGGACTACCGATGATATCAT CTGGTACAAAGCAACCCACGTCAACGACACCGCTGAACAACACATCTACAATGTGAATTCTGCCGGCGCCATCTCATGCTTCACTTGCCAAGTCCAGCCTTCAGAAGGCGAGTGCCTTTACAATGACGGAGAAATGAACAGGGATGGTCACCTGCTTACTGTCAACTGTTTGGGACCTAATCTACCCGAAGTGTACATCTACAACACG ACAGGCGAACTGATTCGCGTATGGGCGGACAACAGCCAACTCTCCGAAGCTGTGGCGCCACTAGACCTCCCTGCGACCATCCGTTTGTCTGTACCTTCGGGAGCAGGTCTGCCAGAAATCGATGTCCAGATCCAGGCACCAGCAGACTATGAGAACCGCACTAATGTTCCATTACTGGTTTACGT ATACGGAGGTCCTGATACGGCCTTAGTAACAAAAGAGTGGCTGCTTGACTGGGGTACCTCCCTTGTGAGTCGTCACGGTATCGCCGTGGCTAGAATCGATGGGCGAGGGTCTGGTCTTCATGGAGTCGACAACATGTTCGCATTGAACCGGCGACTGGGGTCGGTGGAAGTGGAAGACCAGATTAATGCCACGAG GAGTCTCCACACCCTCCTGCCGTGGTTGGCCAGCAATCGCACGTGCATCTGGGGCTGGTCGTACGGAGGGTACGCCGCCTCGCTGGCGCTGGCTCGCGGCGGCGGCGTGTTCCAGTGCGCGGCCGCCGTCGCGCCCGTGGTCGACTGGCGATTCTATG acACTATTTACACGGAACGGTACATGGACACTCCAGCCAACAATCCCGAAGGATATTTATCATCTTCGCTATTATCTGATGAAGTA GCGGATTCCCTTCGCGACAAACATTACTTCCTGATCCACGGCACGGCTGACGACAACGTGCACTACCAGCACGCCATGCTGATCTCCAGGCTGCTGCAGCGGAGAGACGTATACTTCACGCAGATG agCTACACAGACGAAGATCATGGTTTGATCGGAGTAAGACCACATCTCTACCACGCCCTCGAGAAGTTCCTATCAGAGCATTTGTTCTAA
- the LOC106139237 gene encoding venom dipeptidyl peptidase 4 isoform X2, whose protein sequence is MAENSNSTMEMGTSDQVLVAAKKKKRLTFILGFVAMLVVLAVVVTLVVVLPTGDGGTTEPIISTTAGPTVPSTITVPTSSTTEATTPIEIPPPTTPVVTTTPVVTTTPGGDTGGPTESISTDSTTETVTTESTTEAVTVPPETIIDLEDIIGDTYSPPTFDATWSEGSNVIIRNDNGDLVLLDVETNTTETLVYNTSEILQRSSRAVLLSPNGDEVALSYNVIPLYRYSFLAEYAAINRVSGNPVEILPPGVTRNTEALLQNFVWGPTGTSLAFVYLNNIYYKANLTADAVPVTTTGLVNVIYHGIPDWVYEEEVFSSNSALWFSEDGTKIAYATFNDTDVRVMRVPHYGVPGSVMYQYTQHHDIRYPKSGTTNPTASVTIVDVDTFEDTTFEAPEDLNEPILKPVRFVTNDVIALMWTNRAQTTFVVELCTHLSNCSRIFSYTESNGWIDNIPLIFNEQGTSFITILPATVDGVRYKQVVQVSAGPAGSLWTLQNRINNAHTVTGILRWTTDDIIWYKATHVNDTAEQHIYNVNSAGAISCFTCQVQPSEGECLYNDGEMNRDGHLLTVNCLGPNLPEVYIYNTTGELIRVWADNSQLSEAVAPLDLPATIRLSVPSGAGLPEIDVQIQAPADYENRTNVPLLVYVYGGPDTALVTKEWLLDWGTSLVSRHGIAVARIDGRGSGLHGVDNMFALNRRLGSVEVEDQINATRSLHTLLPWLASNRTCIWGWSYGGYAASLALARGGGVFQCAAAVAPVVDWRFYDTIYTERYMDTPANNPEGYLSSSLLSDEVADSLRDKHYFLIHGTADDNVHYQHAMLISRLLQRRDVYFTQMSYTDEDHGLIGVRPHLYHALEKFLSEHLF, encoded by the exons ATGGCGGAGAATAGCAATTCCACTATGGAGATGGGCACCAGTGACCAG GTACTGGTGGCcgcgaagaaaaagaaaaggttaACTTTCATACTTGGTTTCGTCGCCATGCTAGTCGTCCTAGCCGTTGTGGTTACACTAGTCGTAGTACTACCAACAGGAGACGGTGGTACTACAGAACCCATCATATCAACAACTGCAGGACCCACAGTGCCATCTACAATAACAGTACCGACCAGTTCCACAACAGAAGCTACCACGCCTATTGAAATACCACCGCCAACAACACCAGTTGTTACAACAACACCAGTTGTTACAACAACACC TGGGGGTGATACTGGAGGACCAACAGAGTCCATTTCAACTGATTCTACAACAGAAACAGTTACAACTGAGTCCACAACAGAAGCAGTTACGGTTCCACCTGAGACTATAATCGATTTGGAGGACATTATTGGTGATACATATTCCCCACCAACCTTTGATGCTACTTGGTCTGAAG gaAGCAATGTTATAATTCGAAACGATAATGGTGACTTAGTTCTGTTAGATGTTGAGACAAATACAACTGAGACATTGGTTTATAATACATCTGAG ATATTACAACGTTCTTCAAGAGCGGTGCTTTTGTCTCCTAATGGGGATGAAGTTGCATTGTCTTACAACGTCATACCG CTGTACAGATACAGTTTCCTTGCCGAATACGCTGCGATCAATAGAGTTTCTGGCAACCCCGTGGAAATTTTGCCTCCGGGTGTTACCAGGAACACAGAGGCGCTGCTCCAGAATTTCGTTTGGGGTCCTACGGGAACCTCGCTGGCCTTCGTGTACCTGAACAACATTTACTACAAAGCCAACTTGACCGCTGATGCAGTACCAGTTACTACTACAGGACTGGTCAATGTCATCTACCATGGTATACCTGATTGGGTTTATGAAG aGGAGGTATTCTCATCTAACAGCGCCCTCTGGTTCTCTGAGGACGGAACTAAGATCGCGTACGCCACGTTCAACGACACGGACGTGAGAGTCATGAGGGTACCGCACTATGGCGTCCCCGGTTCTGTCATGTACCAGTACACTCAGCATCATGATATCCGCTATCctaag TCTGGTACCACGAACCCAACGGCTAGTGTTACCATTGTGGACGTGGACACTTTCGAAGACACCACCTTTGAAGCTCCGGAGGATTTGAATGA GCCCATCCTGAAGCCAGTTCGTTTCGTGACCAATGACGTCATTGCGCTAATGTGGACAAACCGTGCTCAGACTACCTTCGTGGTCGAACTTTGCACTCATCTTTCTAACTGCTCGCGG attTTCTCGTACACGGAAAGCAATGGATGGATTGACAACATCCCACTTATTTTCAACGAACAAGGCACATCTTTTATAACAATACTCCCAGCT ACTGTTGATGGTGTGCGGTACAAGCAAGTGGTCCAGGTCTCAGCGGGCCCTGCTGGTAGTTTGTGGACCCTCCAGAACCGCATCAATAACGCTCACACCGTTACTGGTATCCTGAGGTGGACTACCGATGATATCAT CTGGTACAAAGCAACCCACGTCAACGACACCGCTGAACAACACATCTACAATGTGAATTCTGCCGGCGCCATCTCATGCTTCACTTGCCAAGTCCAGCCTTCAGAAGGCGAGTGCCTTTACAATGACGGAGAAATGAACAGGGATGGTCACCTGCTTACTGTCAACTGTTTGGGACCTAATCTACCCGAAGTGTACATCTACAACACG ACAGGCGAACTGATTCGCGTATGGGCGGACAACAGCCAACTCTCCGAAGCTGTGGCGCCACTAGACCTCCCTGCGACCATCCGTTTGTCTGTACCTTCGGGAGCAGGTCTGCCAGAAATCGATGTCCAGATCCAGGCACCAGCAGACTATGAGAACCGCACTAATGTTCCATTACTGGTTTACGT ATACGGAGGTCCTGATACGGCCTTAGTAACAAAAGAGTGGCTGCTTGACTGGGGTACCTCCCTTGTGAGTCGTCACGGTATCGCCGTGGCTAGAATCGATGGGCGAGGGTCTGGTCTTCATGGAGTCGACAACATGTTCGCATTGAACCGGCGACTGGGGTCGGTGGAAGTGGAAGACCAGATTAATGCCACGAG GAGTCTCCACACCCTCCTGCCGTGGTTGGCCAGCAATCGCACGTGCATCTGGGGCTGGTCGTACGGAGGGTACGCCGCCTCGCTGGCGCTGGCTCGCGGCGGCGGCGTGTTCCAGTGCGCGGCCGCCGTCGCGCCCGTGGTCGACTGGCGATTCTATG acACTATTTACACGGAACGGTACATGGACACTCCAGCCAACAATCCCGAAGGATATTTATCATCTTCGCTATTATCTGATGAAGTA GCGGATTCCCTTCGCGACAAACATTACTTCCTGATCCACGGCACGGCTGACGACAACGTGCACTACCAGCACGCCATGCTGATCTCCAGGCTGCTGCAGCGGAGAGACGTATACTTCACGCAGATG agCTACACAGACGAAGATCATGGTTTGATCGGAGTAAGACCACATCTCTACCACGCCCTCGAGAAGTTCCTATCAGAGCATTTGTTCTAA
- the LOC106139237 gene encoding venom dipeptidyl peptidase 4 isoform X1 has product MAENSNSTMEMGTSDQVLVAAKKKKRLTFILGFVAMLVVLAVVVTLVVVLPTGDGGTTEPIISTTAGPTVPSTITVPTSSTTEATTPIEIPPPTTPVVTTTPVVTTTPVVTTTPVVTTTPGGDTGGPTESISTDSTTETVTTESTTEAVTVPPETIIDLEDIIGDTYSPPTFDATWSEGSNVIIRNDNGDLVLLDVETNTTETLVYNTSEILQRSSRAVLLSPNGDEVALSYNVIPLYRYSFLAEYAAINRVSGNPVEILPPGVTRNTEALLQNFVWGPTGTSLAFVYLNNIYYKANLTADAVPVTTTGLVNVIYHGIPDWVYEEEVFSSNSALWFSEDGTKIAYATFNDTDVRVMRVPHYGVPGSVMYQYTQHHDIRYPKSGTTNPTASVTIVDVDTFEDTTFEAPEDLNEPILKPVRFVTNDVIALMWTNRAQTTFVVELCTHLSNCSRIFSYTESNGWIDNIPLIFNEQGTSFITILPATVDGVRYKQVVQVSAGPAGSLWTLQNRINNAHTVTGILRWTTDDIIWYKATHVNDTAEQHIYNVNSAGAISCFTCQVQPSEGECLYNDGEMNRDGHLLTVNCLGPNLPEVYIYNTTGELIRVWADNSQLSEAVAPLDLPATIRLSVPSGAGLPEIDVQIQAPADYENRTNVPLLVYVYGGPDTALVTKEWLLDWGTSLVSRHGIAVARIDGRGSGLHGVDNMFALNRRLGSVEVEDQINATRSLHTLLPWLASNRTCIWGWSYGGYAASLALARGGGVFQCAAAVAPVVDWRFYDTIYTERYMDTPANNPEGYLSSSLLSDEVADSLRDKHYFLIHGTADDNVHYQHAMLISRLLQRRDVYFTQMSYTDEDHGLIGVRPHLYHALEKFLSEHLF; this is encoded by the exons ATGGCGGAGAATAGCAATTCCACTATGGAGATGGGCACCAGTGACCAG GTACTGGTGGCcgcgaagaaaaagaaaaggttaACTTTCATACTTGGTTTCGTCGCCATGCTAGTCGTCCTAGCCGTTGTGGTTACACTAGTCGTAGTACTACCAACAGGAGACGGTGGTACTACAGAACCCATCATATCAACAACTGCAGGACCCACAGTGCCATCTACAATAACAGTACCGACCAGTTCCACAACAGAAGCTACCACGCCTATTGAAATACCACCGCCAACAACACCAGTTGTTACAACAACACCAGTTGTTACAACAACACCAGTTGTTACAACAACACCAGTTGTTACAACAACACCTGGGGGTGATACTGGAGGACCAACAGAGTCCATTTCAACTGATTCTACAACAGAAACAGTTACAACTGAGTCCACAACAGAAGCAGTTACGGTTCCACCTGAGACTATAATCGATTTGGAGGACATTATTGGTGATACATATTCCCCACCAACCTTTGATGCTACTTGGTCTGAAG gaAGCAATGTTATAATTCGAAACGATAATGGTGACTTAGTTCTGTTAGATGTTGAGACAAATACAACTGAGACATTGGTTTATAATACATCTGAG ATATTACAACGTTCTTCAAGAGCGGTGCTTTTGTCTCCTAATGGGGATGAAGTTGCATTGTCTTACAACGTCATACCG CTGTACAGATACAGTTTCCTTGCCGAATACGCTGCGATCAATAGAGTTTCTGGCAACCCCGTGGAAATTTTGCCTCCGGGTGTTACCAGGAACACAGAGGCGCTGCTCCAGAATTTCGTTTGGGGTCCTACGGGAACCTCGCTGGCCTTCGTGTACCTGAACAACATTTACTACAAAGCCAACTTGACCGCTGATGCAGTACCAGTTACTACTACAGGACTGGTCAATGTCATCTACCATGGTATACCTGATTGGGTTTATGAAG aGGAGGTATTCTCATCTAACAGCGCCCTCTGGTTCTCTGAGGACGGAACTAAGATCGCGTACGCCACGTTCAACGACACGGACGTGAGAGTCATGAGGGTACCGCACTATGGCGTCCCCGGTTCTGTCATGTACCAGTACACTCAGCATCATGATATCCGCTATCctaag TCTGGTACCACGAACCCAACGGCTAGTGTTACCATTGTGGACGTGGACACTTTCGAAGACACCACCTTTGAAGCTCCGGAGGATTTGAATGA GCCCATCCTGAAGCCAGTTCGTTTCGTGACCAATGACGTCATTGCGCTAATGTGGACAAACCGTGCTCAGACTACCTTCGTGGTCGAACTTTGCACTCATCTTTCTAACTGCTCGCGG attTTCTCGTACACGGAAAGCAATGGATGGATTGACAACATCCCACTTATTTTCAACGAACAAGGCACATCTTTTATAACAATACTCCCAGCT ACTGTTGATGGTGTGCGGTACAAGCAAGTGGTCCAGGTCTCAGCGGGCCCTGCTGGTAGTTTGTGGACCCTCCAGAACCGCATCAATAACGCTCACACCGTTACTGGTATCCTGAGGTGGACTACCGATGATATCAT CTGGTACAAAGCAACCCACGTCAACGACACCGCTGAACAACACATCTACAATGTGAATTCTGCCGGCGCCATCTCATGCTTCACTTGCCAAGTCCAGCCTTCAGAAGGCGAGTGCCTTTACAATGACGGAGAAATGAACAGGGATGGTCACCTGCTTACTGTCAACTGTTTGGGACCTAATCTACCCGAAGTGTACATCTACAACACG ACAGGCGAACTGATTCGCGTATGGGCGGACAACAGCCAACTCTCCGAAGCTGTGGCGCCACTAGACCTCCCTGCGACCATCCGTTTGTCTGTACCTTCGGGAGCAGGTCTGCCAGAAATCGATGTCCAGATCCAGGCACCAGCAGACTATGAGAACCGCACTAATGTTCCATTACTGGTTTACGT ATACGGAGGTCCTGATACGGCCTTAGTAACAAAAGAGTGGCTGCTTGACTGGGGTACCTCCCTTGTGAGTCGTCACGGTATCGCCGTGGCTAGAATCGATGGGCGAGGGTCTGGTCTTCATGGAGTCGACAACATGTTCGCATTGAACCGGCGACTGGGGTCGGTGGAAGTGGAAGACCAGATTAATGCCACGAG GAGTCTCCACACCCTCCTGCCGTGGTTGGCCAGCAATCGCACGTGCATCTGGGGCTGGTCGTACGGAGGGTACGCCGCCTCGCTGGCGCTGGCTCGCGGCGGCGGCGTGTTCCAGTGCGCGGCCGCCGTCGCGCCCGTGGTCGACTGGCGATTCTATG acACTATTTACACGGAACGGTACATGGACACTCCAGCCAACAATCCCGAAGGATATTTATCATCTTCGCTATTATCTGATGAAGTA GCGGATTCCCTTCGCGACAAACATTACTTCCTGATCCACGGCACGGCTGACGACAACGTGCACTACCAGCACGCCATGCTGATCTCCAGGCTGCTGCAGCGGAGAGACGTATACTTCACGCAGATG agCTACACAGACGAAGATCATGGTTTGATCGGAGTAAGACCACATCTCTACCACGCCCTCGAGAAGTTCCTATCAGAGCATTTGTTCTAA